In Streptomyces camelliae, the sequence GCTACGGGCGCCGTGACGACCGCCGTGACGACCGGCGCGATGAGCGTCGCGACGACCGGCGTGATGACCGTCGTGGTGGTGGTTACGGCGAGCGTCGTGACCGTGGTCCGCGTCCGGCGTTCCAGCGGGACGACCGTGACCGTGGGCCGCGTCGTGACGACCGCCGCGACGACCGGGGCTTCCGGCGCGACGACCGCGGTGGCGACCGGCCGGCCGTCCGCCGCGACGACGACCGCCGTGGTACCGACCGTGGTGGCTACGGTCGGCGCGATGACCGTCGGGACGACCGTCGGGACGACCGGCGTGGTGAGGACCGTGGCGGCTTCCGGCGGGACAGCGACCGCGCTGAGCGCGGTGAGCGTGGTGACCGCGGCGGGTTCCGGGGCCGGGACGAGCGTGGTGCCCGTGGGCCGCGGCGGGACGACCGCGGTGGGCGGCCCGGTGGTTTCCGGCGTGACGACGACCGCGGTGGCTACGGGCGCCGCGACGACCGCCGTGACGACCGCCGTGGCGGTGGCCGCTTCCGCGATGAGCGCGACCGTGACCGGGACCGCGACCGCGAGCCGATCAAGCGGCTGCCGATCCCGGAGGACGTCACCGGCGACGAGATCGACAAGGACGTTCGTCAGGAGCTGCAGAGCCTGCCCAAGACGCTCGCGGACGATGTCGCCAAGAACCTGGTGATGGTCGCGCGGCTCATCGACGAGGACCCCGAGGGCGCGTACGGCTACTCCAGGGTGGCCCTGCGCCTGGCGTCCCGCGTGGCCGCCGTACGCGAGGCGGCCGGATTCGCCGCGTACGCCAACCAGAAGTACAGCGAGGCCCTCGCCGAGTTCCGTGCCGCGCGCCGGATGACCGGCAGCGTGGAGCTGTGGCCGGTGATGGCCGACTGCGAGCGTGGGCTCGGGCGGCCGGAGAAGGCGCTGGACATGGCCGGCGCCCCGGAGGTGCACAAGCTGGACAAGGCCGGTCAGGTCGAGATGCGGCTCGTCGCGGCCGGCGCCCGGCGTGACATGGGCCAGCTGGACGCGGCCATCGTGACTCTGCAGAGCCCCGAGCTGGCGTCCAACTCGGTGCAGCCGTGGACCGCGCGCCTGCGCTACGCGTACGCCGACGCTCTGCTGGCCGCCGGCCGGGAAGGCGAGGCGCGGGACTGGTTCGCCAAGGCCGTCGAGGCCGACCGGGACGGCAGTACGGACGCCTCGGACCGGCTCGCCGAGCTGGACGGCGTGGAGTTCGTCGACGCCCTCGACGAGACCGGGACCGAGGGTGGCACCGAGTCGTCCGCGCACGTCTCCGAGGAGGACGACGACAAGGACGCTGACAAGGATGACGACAAGGACGACGACAAGGACTGACGTCCGTCACTGAGAAGAGGGCAGGCTCCCCGCGGAGCCTGCCCTCTTTTTTGTATGCCGCTGCATGCCTGTATGCCGTCGGCTCAGATCTCCAGCGCCCGAAGCACCAGTCCCGACGCCGGCTTGGGGCCGAACGACGTCGATTTGCGGGGCATGGTCACGCCCTGGCGGGCCAGGTCGCGTACGACCTCCTCGCGGACGGGGTGCATCAGGACGGCCGTACCGCCGTC encodes:
- a CDS encoding tetratricopeptide repeat protein: MPIPEDVTGDEIDKDVRQELQSLPKTLADDVAKNLVMVARLIDEDPEGAYGYSRVALRLASRVAAVREAAGFAAYANQKYSEALAEFRAARRMTGSVELWPVMADCERGLGRPEKALDMAGAPEVHKLDKAGQVEMRLVAAGARRDMGQLDAAIVTLQSPELASNSVQPWTARLRYAYADALLAAGREGEARDWFAKAVEADRDGSTDASDRLAELDGVEFVDALDETGTEGGTESSAHVSEEDDDKDADKDDDKDDDKD